GAGTTACCCAGCCTGGCCCAAAGAACGTAAAACCTGGCAGGCTCGCGCCGCCGCAGCAGGCGGGCTTTTAGCGGGCGCAGGGCCCACCTCGCGCCGTACCAGGGTTCAAACTGTTTCCATTCCAGGCCATGCTCGCGGGCGAGTTCATCGAGCGTGTCCGGCGTCAAAAATTCCTGGCCGCGGATGCTATCCGAAGGAAAGCCGTATTCGCTTTGGAATTTCAGGTGTTTTTCTTCGAGCATTTTTCGTCCGCTTTCCTCGTTCCGGTAAAAAGGTGAATCGATAATCAGCACGTGGCCGGGCCGCCGCAGGCACCGCAAAGTCTCCTGCAATGTCCGGGCATAGTTTTCCGAATAGTGGAAGGAAGCATTGAAGACCGCAACGTCAAATTGGGCGCGATCAAAAGGCAGCCGATCCATCTCTGCCTGGAACAAATCAAATGGCCGGGACAGGAAATCGTTGTAATGGTGGGCGGCACTGAGGCCATCGAGCGCATTGGTGAGCAAATCTACAGCGATGGGACGGTGCCCCCGAAGGGCGAGTCGATAGCTCAACCAGCAGTTTCCGGCGCCGATATCCAATACGTCCAGGCCACCCTGGTAGCGGTACTCGAGCCATGGCAGGATGCGCTGATAAAAAAACCGGAAACTTCGCGACCGAATTTTCCACTGCCAGCCGTTGCGGCCGGTAACATCCCGGTAGGGCAATTCAAGATAGAAGTGTGCACCTGCTGACCCTCGTCCTTCACGGAGCCTGACCGTTTCATACTCGATGATGAACTGCTGAAAGCGTTCTTCGCGCGCCGGTGTAAGCGCCTTCCAGATCCTGCCTTCCTGGACAAACGTGAATCCGCAATAAGAACACAAAGGACCTGGCAGAATTCCATACGTGATCGTCATCGAAGGGTCCGAATGGCCGCAAACGGGGCAGCGAAGGAGTATCCGGTGCGCCGTTTCAGCCTCGACCGTGATGGATCCATCCAATGTTTCCGTCGGTTGCGCCGAGTTGCCTTTCATGTTCAGGTCCTCTCAAACGTTAGAAGCATATGGTCAGCCATCGCGCGAAACGCAGGACAGTTGCCAAGCCAGGGATCGATTTGGGAAGCAAGATGAAACGACTGCGGGTAACGAGTTGCCAGGAAATCGAGATAGGAAGGCGGGACGGTGATCCCCACACCTTTCCATCTCAACAGCCGGAAATGCGGGGCAAAAGCCTTCTTCAACTTTCGCACGGAATGGTACCAGACGTTGGTTTTGGAGCGGGCGGAAAGTGCGGCCGAGCTTCCCTCCTGCGCAAACCGCCGCGTTGCCTTGCGGATATTCCCCCGCGAGAGATACCAGAAGGTTTCCCAGATGCAGAAACGACCGAACAGGCACAGAACCATACTGCTCGGTTCCTTCACCAGCTGTGCCAGGTCATCAGCTAAGAAAGAAAGGTCGGGAATGCAGTTAAGTCCGGAGAAGTTTGAAAGGATCCCATCAAAGGGTCCTTCGCTATGCAGAGTTTCGATCTGTTCATTGGCCAGGACTCTGAAATCAACAGTGGGTGAAATTACGGCGAGGCCCGCCCGCTGGCGCGCAAGCGCAATCATCCGAGGAGATGAATCGCACGCGGTCACATGGACTCCCTGGCTGGCCAGGTGCAAGGCGTCCACTCCAGTTCCACAGTTAATTTCAAGCACCCGCTGCCTGGCTGTGAAATTCCGGTCGACCTCTTTCCAGACCGCCTTGCGCTGCGCCCACCCGATGGCTGAATCCGTAAAACTCGCATCATAGGTCTCAGCGATTTCGTCGAATGCGTTTGGCGCGGTCATTATTGTTCCGGAACGCAAAGTCATCGCTCCTTACGCCTCGACCTCAGCGAATGAGATCTTCATTTCCTCGCGTGCCTTCTCGATTTGTTGTCGAAGAGCGAACAGCTCAGAAGGCGTGTCCATGGTGTCTGTGCCCGACATCCTCTGGACCTCAACTTCAGCTCGCAAGAGCTGGTTGACGCTCTGATAAAAACGACGGGAATGTCGCCCGCGGATCCTGAAATCGCGGTCGGACCCTTCCGCCCAAACCTCGAGCTCGGTTACACGGTCTGCCACTCTTTCGAAATAGGGAGTTCCACGAATCGGGTAGGCGACGGTGGTGAGAAAAACGTCAGGATTGCTCCGCTTGACATGATTAATGGTGGCTTCAATATCGGTCAACTCCTCGCCTTCATAGCCCCACATCAGGAACATGCCCGTCTGTATGCCATTGGCCTTGCACAACCGCACGACAGACTGCACCTGCTCCACTGAAACGCCCCGGCGCATCGAGTCCAGGACCCTCTGCGAACCGCTTTCCGAGCCGATCCAGATGCGGAAACAGCCAAGCTCCGACAGAAGCGCCACGATCTGCGGATTCAGCCGGTCGGCGCGCGAGATACATTCGAAAGGAATCCTGAGACCGCGCCGCCTCATTTCCGCCGCATATTGGAACAGCCAGCCGTGATGAATGGTGAAAACATCGTCGGCCATCCAGATCATGTCCGGGCTGTAACGGCCGATAATCCATTCAAGTTCATCAACCACAGAAGAGGGTTTCCGCCGGCGGTGCGTGCGGCCATACACGGCATGGCTGCACCACTGGCACTCATAGGGGCAGCCGCGCGCGGTGATCAGAGACACCGAGCCCGTGCCATGATTGTCACGCCAGGCCTTGAGATAGCGCTCGATCTCCACTGACTCACGGCTGGGCCAGGGTTGATCGTCAATGTTCGACATCTGCGCCCGGGGCGGCGTACGGTGGACCCTGCCGTTATCGCCTCGAAATGCGATGCCGTTGACCCGGCTCAGAAGATGGAACGAACCGCTCCGCAGAGCCGGAACCAGCTCTTCCAGGGTGACCTCGCCTTCGCCGATGACCACCACATCCGCGCCGGCCGCGAGATACTCATCAATGTAAGAAGCGGGCTCAGGCCCCCCAACTATGGTCTTCCAGCCGGCTTTTTTTGCCGCCTGGAGAATCCGGACCACGCTGGGCCGCGTCATGAGATTTGCGTAGACACCCAGGATGGCAGGCTCGCCGCTCTGTAGTACTTCCAGCAAATCTCTGCGGGAGGCAAAAGTGGTGTCAAAGACTTCGACGTCGAAGTTTCGTGAGCGCAGGTGCGAAGCAAGGTAAAGAATGCCCAGAGGAACGTAGGGCTTCATGATCGCCTGCTCTTTGGCGTCCTCCTCCAGGAAGTAGCCGTGAGTTAGAAGCAAATCCATGAGACCCATCCGTCAAACAGCGCTAAACCTTATCTTGCAAGTATCCAAAGAACCCCGCCCACCAACCGCTGCACGTGCCGCCGGCTAGTCGCATCCCATGGCGGAGCAAGCCAGAACAGGCAACAGCGTCGCGTCGGAATTCCTGCAGGCTGGTTCCAATTGCTCGACTCTATTCCATAGTTCCGTGATCTTACCGGTGCCCACGCAGGCCGCGGGCGCGGAACGGTCTCGAAGGCTGAACCGCCATGCTTCCTGCGAACTCCAGGACTCCACCTCAGCGTGGAGCGCGTCACGGAGCGCGCGGTAGAAATCGCTTGTATAGGCCCCCTTGAACATCATTGCGAGATCATCGCTATCCACCCAATTGCTCTTGGCGCCCAGTTCATCGCGCACGCGCTGGTAAAATTTTGTTCCGGGCAAGGGATAGGAAACTGAAACGCCGATGTCATCCGGCCGAGCTTTGCGGACCATTTGAATGGTTTTCTGAATATCGTTCCAAGTCTCGCCGGGATAACCGAACTGAAGGAAGAAGCAGGCACGAATTCCGTGTTGTCTTAAATTAGCACGGGCCTTCAGGACCTGCTCGACGCGGATCCCCTTATCCATGGCATCCAGGATTTTCTGCGACCCGGATTCCACTCCCATCCACACTTCCGCGCAGCCACAGAGGGCAAGAGCTGCGACAGTATCCTCACTGCGCATCAGGTCTGCTCTTGCCTGTATCTTGAAAGGGACGGCGGCATTCCGGCTTCTGACATGGCTGGCAAAATTCTGAATCCAGCGGCTGTTGATTCCGAAAAGATCATCCGCAAACCAGAGATGATCTGCTCCATACCTCTCGCGGAGCTGCCGGATTTCTTCTGCCACAGTCTCAGGAGTCCGGGCATGGAAGGAGTCACCGTATATCGGTTTCGCACACCAGTTGCAACGATACGGACAACCACGGCTTGATACCAGGTTGAGAGAAAAGAAGCCATGCGCCTCCTGCCAGACCTGCCGGTAGAGGCCCAAGTCCACCAGATCGCGCGCCGGAAAAGGGAGCTGATCCAGGTCCCGCATCAGCGGCCTGCGGGCCGACCGAATCACCCGCCCGTTGCCGTTCGGAGAGTACGCGACGCCGGGAATACTCACAGGGTCAAGCTTCGAATCTCTAACCAGGGACCCGACGACCTCGAGCAACGTCCACTCAGCCTCGCCTTCGAGGACATAATCCGCGCCCCTTGCCAGATACTCAGCACAGTGGTCTGAAGAATCCGATCCGTGAACGACGACCCTGGCTCCAGCCATACGGGCGGCATCGATCATCTCAAAAGCAACTTCTCTCATGCGGCTCAGACACATTTTGGAAAGAAAGTTGAAATTGTCTTCGTAAATCACCGCGACCTTTGGATGCTGCTTCCGCAGCGCCTCTGGAAACCCCTCCGCAGGATCATTGAGCATGCTGTCAAACAAAGCGACCGAGAAGCCTTTCTGCCTGAGCAGAGCGGCGGCGTAGAGCGTGCCCAGAGGAGGGTACGGCTGCATCTTGCGGATTTGCTTGCGGTCGTAATAAAGGTGATAGGGGTGGGTCAGCAGAACGTCAGCCAAAGCATTCTCCTTCCCGCAAACGATTGTCTGCGACCGATACGCGATACAGGCGCCATCAGCAGACCTCCTGCATTCCGTGCCCGAGCGATTGCCCTGTCAGCAGCGACCGGCGCGTCACCAGCCGCTCGGTGGTTCTGGCAACCCAGAGTTCCCACGGGAAACCATAGTGATGGTTCTGCAGCCGCCACCGCAAAGGAGCGCCCAACGCCTTTCGGATTCTTCCCTGCATCCAGGGAACCCTCGCCGCCGTCCGGCGGATCTGGTTGTTGAGGAGAAAGTACTCAAGCATTCGTTTCAGGCGGTGAAGTTCCTCACCCTGCAGCCAGGGCAGGAGATTGCTGCCAAGGTCCACGTCCGCCCACTCTTCGAGTGATCTCGGCTCGTGCACCCCTTTGGCCCGGAGTTCAGGCCAGATCGGAATTCCGGGATAGGGCGTAAAAATATTTGGAGAAAAACTGACGTTCGAATATCTCCGGGCGATATCGCTCATAATGCGGAAGGTTTCCAGCCGGTCGGCTTCCGTTTCTCCCGGATATCCGAGTATGAGATTGAACGTCACTCGAATGCCGGCCAGTTCCGACTTGCGGGCGGTTTCGTACATCTCGTCAATCCTCTGATGCTTCTTGTTCATCAGGGCGAGAACTTCCATTGACGCAGATTCCGTCCCAAAGCCCATGTGCGTCACGCCCGACTTGCCCAGCATCCGAACCTCATCATCGCTCATGCGGCATAAAAGGTCCGTTGAAGCCTGGAACGTCCAGCGAAACCGGATTTTGGATTCGAGAAAACCCCTTGCGATCTCGATCGCTCGCCTAATGTTCACCGGAAAGTTTGAGTCAAGGAATGCAACCTCGCTCAGGCGGTAACGGGACACCAGTTCGGTGACTTCCTGGACCACGCGGCCGGCACTATAGGCGTTGAAGCGCCGCTTGTAGAAGACCTGGTCGGTGCAATAGTTGCACGCATAGGGGCAACCCACGCTTGACGCATAGGGCAGCTTGCGAACGCCCGTTATCTTTTCGTACGCATCCAGGTTGCCCAAATCGAATGCAGGGGTCGGCAGGTCGTTGACATTTTCAACCGGACGCTCGGGATTATGATGAACGCCGTCGGCGAGCTTCAGAGAAACCCCCCGGACGTTGTCGAGCGGCTTCCCTTCGCTCAGCAGGCGGGCAATTTCAACGATTGTTCGTTCTCCCTGCGCCCTTACGACAACATCAATGAAGTCTTCGCCGAGGGTTTGTGCCGGCAGGAGGCTGGGGTGCCATCCTCCGAAAATGATGGGAAGCCCCGGGCGAAGCTGCCGGACCAGCCGCGCGACCTCGACAGCAGAGCGGATCATCTGGCCAGTGAGCAGGGAAATTCCAAGACAGACGGCATCTTTGATCTCCTGTGCCACAATGCGTTTGAAGTCGGTCTTGATCGACCCGTCCACAATCGAGACCTGGAACCCGTCCTCAAGCAATGGCGACGCCAGGCTGAGAAGGCTCAACGGTGGCCCGAGGGGCTTGCCTGCGTAGGGCGGATAAAAAAGGACCACTTTGTTACTCATGGACAGTTCGCTCCCACAGCAGGCTCCAGTTGCTTTGCATCAACCTTGGGTTTGGCAACGGCGACAAACCTTTTGATCTTCCGATTGAGCCAGAGCTCAAAGGGAAGCGCGTAAAAGTCGTGGTCCAGACGCCAGCGCGCCGGGCAGGCCAGGCTGTGCTGGAAGGCTCGAATGGCTGTTCCGGCGTCCAATTTCGCGATGGGAATGCGGTCGAAGGCGATGCGAAGGTAGTCACGCATCACCTGGACGCGCCGGTGGGACCTCCCTTTCAGCCATGGGAGAATGGTGTACCGAGGGAAATAGTCAGCCCACCCTTCGAAGGAATCTGGCACTACGATGCCAAGCTCCTTGACGTGATTCATGATGGGCGAGCCCGGATAAGGCGTAAAAATATTGGTCCAGAATTCGGCGCCCGGGAAGCGCCGGCAGACGTCCATTATGAAGCGAATGGTTTGCCTCCGTTCCACGGCGCCTTCTCCCGGATAACCAAAAATAATATTGAAGCTGGGTCGAATTCCGGCATCCAGGCAGCGCTCAGCGGATTGATAGATCGAGTCGAAATCCTGGAAGGTCTTGTTCATCAACTTCAGGATCTTGGGCGATGCGGAATCCACTCCCTGGCAAATCTGATGGAGACCGGCCCGCCCCAGCAGGCGCAACTCATCCGTGCTCAGGCGCGCTGTCAGGTTTGTCGTGGCCTGGATACTCCAGCGGAACCTGGAACCGGCTCGAATGAGCCCCTCGGCGATTTTGAGTGCCCGCTCCAGGTCAACAAGGAAGTTGTCATCGACAATCCAGAGCATTTCCAGGCGATAGCGGACAGAGAGGTCAAAAGTTTCTTCGACAACTTGTTCTGCGGGCAGGGCGTTCCACTGGCGGCCGTAGACCCCCGCATTGGTGCAATACGAGCAGTTGAACGGACAAGCCAGACTGGAAGTGTACATAGCCCAACGCCTGCCA
The DNA window shown above is from Acidobacteriota bacterium and carries:
- a CDS encoding class I SAM-dependent methyltransferase, encoding MTITYGILPGPLCSYCGFTFVQEGRIWKALTPAREERFQQFIIEYETVRLREGRGSAGAHFYLELPYRDVTGRNGWQWKIRSRSFRFFYQRILPWLEYRYQGGLDVLDIGAGNCWLSYRLALRGHRPIAVDLLTNALDGLSAAHHYNDFLSRPFDLFQAEMDRLPFDRAQFDVAVFNASFHYSENYARTLQETLRCLRRPGHVLIIDSPFYRNEESGRKMLEEKHLKFQSEYGFPSDSIRGQEFLTPDTLDELAREHGLEWKQFEPWYGARWALRPLKARLLRRREPARFYVLWARLGNS
- a CDS encoding class I SAM-dependent methyltransferase — protein: MTLRSGTIMTAPNAFDEIAETYDASFTDSAIGWAQRKAVWKEVDRNFTARQRVLEINCGTGVDALHLASQGVHVTACDSSPRMIALARQRAGLAVISPTVDFRVLANEQIETLHSEGPFDGILSNFSGLNCIPDLSFLADDLAQLVKEPSSMVLCLFGRFCIWETFWYLSRGNIRKATRRFAQEGSSAALSARSKTNVWYHSVRKLKKAFAPHFRLLRWKGVGITVPPSYLDFLATRYPQSFHLASQIDPWLGNCPAFRAMADHMLLTFERT
- a CDS encoding B12-binding domain-containing radical SAM protein; translation: MDLLLTHGYFLEEDAKEQAIMKPYVPLGILYLASHLRSRNFDVEVFDTTFASRRDLLEVLQSGEPAILGVYANLMTRPSVVRILQAAKKAGWKTIVGGPEPASYIDEYLAAGADVVVIGEGEVTLEELVPALRSGSFHLLSRVNGIAFRGDNGRVHRTPPRAQMSNIDDQPWPSRESVEIERYLKAWRDNHGTGSVSLITARGCPYECQWCSHAVYGRTHRRRKPSSVVDELEWIIGRYSPDMIWMADDVFTIHHGWLFQYAAEMRRRGLRIPFECISRADRLNPQIVALLSELGCFRIWIGSESGSQRVLDSMRRGVSVEQVQSVVRLCKANGIQTGMFLMWGYEGEELTDIEATINHVKRSNPDVFLTTVAYPIRGTPYFERVADRVTELEVWAEGSDRDFRIRGRHSRRFYQSVNQLLRAEVEVQRMSGTDTMDTPSELFALRQQIEKAREEMKISFAEVEA
- a CDS encoding B12-binding domain-containing radical SAM protein, encoding MADVLLTHPYHLYYDRKQIRKMQPYPPLGTLYAAALLRQKGFSVALFDSMLNDPAEGFPEALRKQHPKVAVIYEDNFNFLSKMCLSRMREVAFEMIDAARMAGARVVVHGSDSSDHCAEYLARGADYVLEGEAEWTLLEVVGSLVRDSKLDPVSIPGVAYSPNGNGRVIRSARRPLMRDLDQLPFPARDLVDLGLYRQVWQEAHGFFSLNLVSSRGCPYRCNWCAKPIYGDSFHARTPETVAEEIRQLRERYGADHLWFADDLFGINSRWIQNFASHVRSRNAAVPFKIQARADLMRSEDTVAALALCGCAEVWMGVESGSQKILDAMDKGIRVEQVLKARANLRQHGIRACFFLQFGYPGETWNDIQKTIQMVRKARPDDIGVSVSYPLPGTKFYQRVRDELGAKSNWVDSDDLAMMFKGAYTSDFYRALRDALHAEVESWSSQEAWRFSLRDRSAPAACVGTGKITELWNRVEQLEPACRNSDATLLPVLACSAMGCD
- a CDS encoding radical SAM protein — its product is MSNKVVLFYPPYAGKPLGPPLSLLSLASPLLEDGFQVSIVDGSIKTDFKRIVAQEIKDAVCLGISLLTGQMIRSAVEVARLVRQLRPGLPIIFGGWHPSLLPAQTLGEDFIDVVVRAQGERTIVEIARLLSEGKPLDNVRGVSLKLADGVHHNPERPVENVNDLPTPAFDLGNLDAYEKITGVRKLPYASSVGCPYACNYCTDQVFYKRRFNAYSAGRVVQEVTELVSRYRLSEVAFLDSNFPVNIRRAIEIARGFLESKIRFRWTFQASTDLLCRMSDDEVRMLGKSGVTHMGFGTESASMEVLALMNKKHQRIDEMYETARKSELAGIRVTFNLILGYPGETEADRLETFRIMSDIARRYSNVSFSPNIFTPYPGIPIWPELRAKGVHEPRSLEEWADVDLGSNLLPWLQGEELHRLKRMLEYFLLNNQIRRTAARVPWMQGRIRKALGAPLRWRLQNHHYGFPWELWVARTTERLVTRRSLLTGQSLGHGMQEVC
- a CDS encoding B12-binding domain-containing radical SAM protein; protein product: MRGSKKIVFFFPAFASSEATAPLGILAVSTPLLRAGYQVVLIDSTITPNLKQRVLDEVKDALCLGISLVTGPMIRETAEIGRAVKSWNKDFPIILGGWHPSLLAMQTLEAEFVDIVVSGQGEAAMLEVVRRIENNASLEGVEGVGFKQDGRLILNPPRPLQKLAEMPAKAYELADFDAYERLCGRRWAMYTSSLACPFNCSYCTNAGVYGRQWNALPAEQVVEETFDLSVRYRLEMLWIVDDNFLVDLERALKIAEGLIRAGSRFRWSIQATTNLTARLSTDELRLLGRAGLHQICQGVDSASPKILKLMNKTFQDFDSIYQSAERCLDAGIRPSFNIIFGYPGEGAVERRQTIRFIMDVCRRFPGAEFWTNIFTPYPGSPIMNHVKELGIVVPDSFEGWADYFPRYTILPWLKGRSHRRVQVMRDYLRIAFDRIPIAKLDAGTAIRAFQHSLACPARWRLDHDFYALPFELWLNRKIKRFVAVAKPKVDAKQLEPAVGANCP